In a genomic window of Deinococcus seoulensis:
- a CDS encoding GEVED domain-containing protein: MTTTPSPTRPARRPVWRTLLTAAALTVTSLAGAYQIVGDLSPTATTWSGTAGTFQTTASNYTGGTASATFRSGLGTTFTAARDTAANQNSLYVNDGAGAIKTAISARAGTYTGYSPNFTTSDVDGVALLTRDTRQNGSFSTYSVTNPNNTSQVQYIRFYADTTCYPGSSALDSAATCDRGKLTVTFTRPVTNPVLHLSGLGGNSSVGTVDAWGIATNFRLTNAGGSMTLLGTPANLAITTVGGQPQLGAAAFRSGSDYIQGTCTPATGLAAGCGSVQVNGTYTQLNFDVSMTIVRVLSGTASRVYPIPGYDSVNYAAGSTRNASIGADATNFAVSVSEDFGDAPASYDPVAAASHVLGDLKLGATIDAENPDTLNGGTAVTPSPSAVTAGADNTGTNGDGADEDAVTTFPAINASATSYALTVPISGASAAGQVCGWIDFDRGGTFDTGERACAAFASGATSVTLNWSGLSGLSAGTNYVRLRASYDTTGVQDPTGRLDSGEVEDYRLTITPAADLSVTKTDGVTSVNANTPTSYTIRVTNNGPSSVTGAVLRDAAVSGLTVLNLTCSGTPGQCTSGTTPTTAQLQAGYALPTLNSGQFYELTLTTNVTATGSVSNVATITAPSGTVDPTPGNNSATDTNTVNPTPTDPFPASLCRPNPGTNAYADIFARWDHNGSGGTSPAGVIEPAVNNPAGAVGASAANEAVTGVTAAINSYDLNLRRSTLDAGVNTGKYLQYAFTTTSNFGGQYVELYGLGAMVYSSPSNVQATGAYRVRLEIATNAAFTGPTVLRAAISFDNGLASTADAASYSNQGNYAQTFLHWNADNLIALQPATTYYVRVYPYAPGATGYDNGTPYPGDMVLFDDFMLKAKGCNVPPTALDVTNAALTGTGAASIAPLSASDVAGGTIQSFTVSTLPLATQGTLLFADGLTPVTAGAVLTPAQASTLTFRPTPGFSGNATFTFTATDNNGATDLTPATYTVPVSSITDLSVTKTGPAFAVPGEALTFTITVTNLLGLPAAAYTVTDTLPTGLTFASASNGGTYDSATRTVTWSLLSLAGSAQQTLTVTAAAPGEAQVTGGLTSVQNTASVALPGETVLGNNTSAPTDTRLILTSVSKEVRNVSTGTAFGTSGGGKPGEILEYCLTTRNLGGADLGAPTGYVVKDAVPGNVAARLDGYDADEPGTDTGFGVKLTRGALTSYLKSDAATLTGVGGTFGSGALSVNLGVLTAGETVTTCFQTTIR; encoded by the coding sequence GTGACGACGACACCCTCACCCACCCGCCCGGCCCGCCGCCCAGTCTGGCGCACCCTGCTGACCGCCGCCGCCCTGACCGTAACCAGCCTTGCCGGGGCCTACCAGATCGTCGGCGACCTGAGCCCCACGGCCACCACCTGGAGCGGCACGGCCGGCACCTTCCAGACGACCGCCAGCAACTACACCGGCGGGACGGCCTCCGCAACCTTCCGTTCGGGCCTGGGCACCACCTTCACGGCTGCCAGGGACACGGCCGCCAACCAGAACTCCCTGTACGTGAACGACGGCGCAGGCGCCATCAAGACCGCAATCAGTGCACGCGCCGGAACGTACACGGGGTACTCGCCGAACTTCACGACCAGTGACGTGGACGGCGTGGCGCTGCTGACCCGCGACACCCGCCAGAACGGATCGTTCAGCACGTACTCCGTCACCAACCCGAACAACACGTCGCAGGTGCAGTACATCCGCTTCTACGCCGACACGACCTGCTACCCCGGCAGCAGTGCGCTCGACAGCGCCGCCACCTGCGACCGGGGCAAACTGACCGTCACGTTCACGCGGCCCGTCACCAACCCCGTGCTGCACCTGTCCGGCCTGGGCGGGAACTCCTCTGTCGGAACGGTGGACGCCTGGGGGATCGCCACGAACTTCCGCCTGACGAACGCCGGGGGCAGCATGACCCTGCTCGGCACGCCCGCCAACCTGGCGATCACCACCGTCGGAGGACAGCCGCAACTGGGAGCCGCCGCGTTCCGCTCCGGCAGCGACTACATCCAGGGCACCTGCACGCCCGCCACCGGACTGGCCGCCGGGTGCGGCAGCGTGCAGGTGAACGGCACGTACACCCAGCTGAACTTCGACGTGTCCATGACCATCGTGCGCGTCCTGAGCGGCACGGCCAGCCGCGTGTACCCCATCCCCGGGTACGACAGTGTCAATTACGCGGCCGGATCGACCCGCAACGCCAGCATCGGCGCCGACGCCACCAACTTCGCGGTCAGCGTCTCCGAGGACTTCGGGGATGCGCCCGCCAGTTACGACCCGGTGGCCGCCGCCAGCCACGTGCTGGGCGACCTGAAACTGGGCGCGACCATCGACGCCGAGAATCCCGACACCCTGAACGGTGGGACGGCCGTCACGCCCAGCCCCAGCGCCGTGACGGCAGGCGCAGACAACACTGGTACGAACGGCGACGGCGCCGACGAGGACGCGGTCACGACATTCCCAGCCATCAATGCCAGCGCCACCAGTTACGCCCTGACCGTCCCGATCAGCGGGGCCAGCGCCGCCGGGCAGGTGTGCGGCTGGATCGACTTCGACCGGGGCGGCACCTTCGACACGGGCGAGCGGGCCTGCGCGGCGTTCGCGTCCGGCGCGACCAGCGTCACCCTGAACTGGTCGGGCCTGAGCGGCCTGAGCGCCGGCACGAACTACGTGCGCCTGCGCGCCAGTTACGACACGACCGGCGTGCAGGACCCCACCGGCCGCCTGGACAGCGGCGAGGTCGAGGATTACCGCCTGACCATCACGCCCGCCGCCGACCTGAGCGTCACCAAGACCGACGGCGTGACCAGCGTGAACGCGAACACCCCCACCAGTTACACCATCCGGGTCACGAACAACGGCCCCAGCAGCGTGACCGGCGCCGTCCTGCGGGATGCGGCCGTGAGCGGCCTGACGGTCCTGAACCTGACCTGCTCCGGCACGCCGGGCCAGTGCACGTCCGGCACGACCCCCACCACCGCCCAGTTGCAGGCCGGGTACGCGCTGCCCACCCTGAACAGCGGGCAGTTCTACGAGCTGACCCTGACCACCAACGTGACGGCCACCGGCAGCGTCTCGAACGTCGCCACCATCACCGCGCCCAGCGGAACCGTGGACCCCACCCCCGGCAACAACAGCGCCACCGACACCAACACCGTGAACCCCACACCCACCGACCCCTTCCCGGCCAGCCTGTGCCGCCCGAACCCCGGCACGAACGCCTACGCCGACATCTTCGCCCGCTGGGACCACAACGGCAGCGGCGGCACCAGCCCGGCCGGGGTCATCGAACCCGCCGTGAACAACCCGGCCGGCGCGGTCGGCGCGTCCGCCGCGAACGAGGCCGTCACGGGCGTCACCGCCGCCATCAACTCCTACGACCTGAACCTGCGGCGCAGCACCCTGGACGCTGGCGTGAACACCGGCAAGTACCTCCAGTACGCCTTCACGACCACCTCCAACTTCGGCGGGCAGTACGTCGAACTGTACGGCCTGGGCGCCATGGTTTACAGCAGCCCCAGCAACGTGCAGGCAACCGGCGCGTACCGCGTCCGCCTGGAGATCGCCACGAACGCCGCCTTCACAGGCCCCACGGTCCTCAGGGCCGCCATCAGCTTCGACAACGGACTGGCCAGCACCGCCGACGCCGCGTCGTACTCGAACCAGGGCAACTACGCGCAGACGTTCCTGCACTGGAATGCCGACAACCTGATCGCGCTGCAACCCGCCACCACCTACTACGTGCGCGTGTATCCCTACGCACCGGGCGCGACCGGCTACGACAACGGCACCCCCTACCCGGGCGACATGGTCCTGTTCGACGACTTCATGCTGAAAGCCAAGGGCTGCAACGTGCCGCCCACGGCGCTCGACGTGACGAACGCGGCCCTGACCGGCACCGGCGCGGCCAGCATCGCCCCGCTGAGCGCCTCGGACGTCGCGGGCGGCACCATCCAGTCGTTCACGGTCTCCACGCTGCCTCTGGCGACGCAGGGCACGCTGCTGTTCGCGGACGGCCTGACCCCCGTGACCGCTGGGGCCGTCCTGACGCCCGCGCAGGCCTCCACGCTGACCTTCCGGCCCACCCCCGGTTTCTCCGGGAACGCCACGTTCACCTTCACTGCCACCGACAACAACGGGGCGACCGACCTCACGCCCGCCACGTACACCGTGCCCGTGTCCTCCATCACGGACCTGAGCGTCACGAAGACCGGCCCTGCCTTCGCCGTGCCCGGCGAGGCCCTGACGTTCACGATCACGGTCACGAACCTCCTGGGGTTGCCTGCCGCCGCGTACACCGTGACCGACACGCTGCCCACCGGACTGACCTTCGCCAGCGCCAGTAACGGCGGCACGTACGACAGCGCCACCCGCACCGTCACGTGGTCCCTGCTGTCCCTGGCCGGGAGTGCCCAGCAGACCCTGACTGTCACGGCCGCCGCGCCCGGCGAGGCGCAGGTCACGGGCGGCCTGACCAGCGTGCAGAACACGGCCAGCGTCGCCCTGCCCGGCGAGACGGTCCTGGGGAACAACACCTCGGCCCCCACCGACACCCGCCTGATCCTGACCAGCGTCAGCAAGGAAGTGCGGAACGTCAGCACGGGAACGGCGTTCGGCACCAGCGGCGGCGGCAAGCCCGGCGAGATCCTGGAGTACTGCCTGACCACCCGCAACCTGGGCGGCGCGGACCTGGGCGCCCCGACCGGGTACGTCGTGAAGGACGCCGTGCCGGGGAACGTCGCCGCCCGCCTGGACGGCTACGACGCCGACGAGCCCGGCACCGACACCGGCTTCGGCGTGAAGCTCACGCGCGGCGCCCTCACCAGCTACCTGAAGAGTGACGCGGCCACCCTGACCGGCGTGGGTGGCACCTTCGGAAGCGGCGCGCTCAGCGTGAACCTGGGCGTCCTGACCGCCGGAGAGACCGTCACCACCTGCTTCCAGACCACCATCCGCTGA
- the pnp gene encoding polyribonucleotide nucleotidyltransferase: MIGKTYKTMLGDRELSIETGKLAKLVSGSVTLRYGDTMLLVTAQAREERSTLDFLPLTVEFEERHYAVGKIPGSFHRREGRPGEKAILSARITDRQIRPLFPKGYRHETQVIITVISADQQNLPDVLGPIGASAALSISDIPWAGPTACVRVGQLDGQFVLNPTADQLERSTLDLVVAGTREAVMMVEAGAQGASEEDLVAAIEFAHAGMQGVIDLIETMRAELGQEKFNILAEGDLSTDLVPEVAEAARAAGLRDALLTVKKKDRSARTKAVRDAVIAARVPNPDAEGAAEQTAALKAAFGKVEKQELRRLILEDDLRADGRNSRTVRPIWIEARPLPRAHGSAIFTRGETQVLGVATLGTERDNLLVDDLTTDENDKFLLHYNFPPYSTGEVKRMGGQSRREIGHGNLAKRAIRAVLPTFEEFPYVIRLVGEVLESNGSSSMATVCAGTLALMDAGVPIKAPVAGVAMGLVMEGEKYRVLTDILGLEDALGDMDFKVCGTAEGVTALQMDIKVGGITPQVMREALAQARDGRLHILGKMAEVLAAPRTELSPTAPRIVSLKINPELIGKVIGPGGKQIRELEAMGAQVTVEEDGTVRIFSADGSAAEAVKAKIESITREAKVGEEFDGTVVKTAPFGAFVNLYPGQDGMLHISQMSEERINAVEDVLNVGDKLRVKIAGIDDRGKIDLIRPELEGKIAPREPRAPRPGGDRGGRPPRRD; the protein is encoded by the coding sequence ATGATCGGAAAGACTTACAAGACGATGCTGGGTGACCGGGAACTGAGCATCGAGACGGGCAAACTGGCCAAGCTGGTCAGTGGCAGCGTGACCCTGCGCTACGGGGACACCATGCTGCTGGTGACGGCGCAGGCGCGCGAGGAGCGCAGCACGCTGGACTTCCTGCCGCTGACCGTGGAGTTCGAGGAGCGTCACTACGCGGTCGGGAAGATCCCCGGTAGTTTCCACCGCCGTGAGGGTCGCCCCGGCGAGAAGGCGATCCTGTCGGCGCGCATCACGGACCGGCAGATCCGCCCGCTGTTCCCCAAGGGTTACCGTCACGAGACGCAGGTGATCATCACGGTCATCAGCGCCGATCAGCAGAACCTGCCGGACGTGCTGGGGCCGATCGGGGCGTCGGCGGCGCTGAGCATCAGCGATATTCCCTGGGCGGGGCCGACCGCCTGCGTGCGTGTGGGGCAACTGGACGGTCAGTTCGTGCTGAACCCCACCGCCGATCAGCTGGAGCGCAGCACCCTGGATCTCGTGGTGGCGGGCACGCGTGAGGCCGTGATGATGGTCGAGGCGGGCGCACAGGGGGCCAGCGAGGAGGACCTCGTGGCGGCCATCGAGTTCGCGCACGCGGGCATGCAGGGTGTCATCGACCTGATCGAGACGATGCGCGCCGAGCTGGGTCAGGAGAAGTTCAACATTCTGGCCGAGGGTGACCTGAGCACCGACCTGGTGCCCGAGGTGGCTGAGGCCGCCCGCGCCGCCGGTCTGCGCGACGCGCTGCTGACCGTGAAGAAGAAAGACCGCAGCGCCCGCACGAAGGCCGTGCGTGACGCCGTGATCGCCGCGCGCGTGCCGAACCCCGACGCCGAGGGCGCCGCCGAGCAGACCGCGGCCCTGAAGGCGGCGTTCGGGAAGGTCGAGAAGCAGGAACTGCGCCGCCTGATCCTGGAAGACGACCTGCGCGCCGACGGCCGCAACAGCCGGACCGTGCGGCCCATCTGGATCGAGGCCCGCCCCCTGCCCCGCGCGCACGGCAGCGCGATCTTCACGCGCGGCGAGACGCAGGTGCTGGGCGTGGCGACACTGGGCACCGAGCGTGACAACCTGCTGGTGGACGACCTGACCACCGACGAGAACGACAAGTTCCTGCTGCACTACAACTTCCCGCCGTACTCCACGGGCGAGGTCAAGCGCATGGGCGGGCAGTCCCGCCGCGAGATCGGGCACGGGAACCTCGCCAAGCGCGCCATCCGCGCGGTCCTCCCGACCTTCGAGGAGTTCCCGTACGTGATCCGACTGGTGGGCGAGGTGCTGGAATCCAACGGCAGCAGCAGCATGGCGACCGTGTGCGCCGGAACGCTGGCCCTGATGGACGCCGGCGTGCCCATCAAGGCGCCGGTGGCGGGCGTGGCGATGGGCCTCGTGATGGAAGGCGAGAAGTACCGCGTCCTGACCGACATCCTGGGCCTGGAAGACGCGCTGGGCGACATGGACTTCAAGGTCTGCGGCACCGCCGAGGGCGTCACGGCCCTGCAGATGGACATCAAGGTGGGCGGCATCACCCCGCAGGTCATGCGTGAGGCGCTCGCGCAGGCCCGCGACGGCCGCCTGCACATCCTGGGCAAGATGGCCGAGGTGCTGGCCGCGCCCCGCACGGAACTCAGCCCGACCGCGCCGCGCATCGTGAGCCTCAAGATCAACCCGGAACTGATCGGGAAGGTCATCGGGCCCGGCGGCAAGCAGATCCGCGAACTGGAGGCCATGGGCGCCCAGGTCACGGTCGAGGAAGACGGCACCGTGCGCATCTTCAGCGCCGACGGCAGCGCCGCCGAGGCCGTGAAGGCGAAGATCGAGAGCATCACCCGCGAGGCGAAAGTCGGCGAGGAATTCGACGGCACCGTCGTGAAGACCGCGCCGTTCGGGGCGTTCGTGAACCTGTACCCCGGCCAGGACGGCATGCTGCACATCAGCCAGATGAGCGAGGAACGCATCAATGCCGTCGAGGACGTCCTGAACGTCGGCGACAAACTGCGCGTCAAGATCGCCGGAATCGACGACCGGGGCAAGATCGACCTGATCCGCCCGGAACTCGAAGGGAAGATCGCGCCCCGCGAACCCCGCGCGCCCCGCCCCGGCGGGGACCGTGGCGGCCGCCCGCCCCGCCGCGACTGA
- the dkgB gene encoding 2,5-didehydrogluconate reductase DkgB encodes MSTDKFGSVPKFGLGTFRLKNQVVMDSVRAALDVGYRAIDTAQGYGNEAEIGEVLAESGIHRDELFLTTKIKPDNYSRSSLVASLQDSVEKLGVESVDLTLIHWPVPNGPVKPEEYLKALADGLDQGLTRQIGVSNFNIEGLKQARAILGDVPIATNQVEIHPYLQNRRLAEFARGEGIHLTSYMTLAVGKVMDDPVMQDIARAHRATPAQVALAWALAQEYSVIPSSTKRKNLQSNLGALTLRLTDEDMTRIAGLEQGESARLANPESARPVWD; translated from the coding sequence ATGAGCACCGACAAGTTTGGTTCCGTTCCGAAGTTCGGTCTGGGCACGTTCCGCCTGAAGAATCAGGTCGTGATGGATTCCGTGCGCGCCGCGCTGGACGTGGGGTACCGCGCCATCGACACCGCGCAGGGCTACGGTAACGAGGCCGAGATCGGCGAGGTGCTGGCCGAGAGCGGCATTCACCGTGACGAACTCTTTCTGACCACCAAGATCAAACCCGACAATTACAGCCGCAGCAGTCTGGTCGCCAGCCTGCAGGACAGCGTGGAGAAACTGGGCGTGGAATCGGTGGACCTGACCCTGATCCACTGGCCCGTCCCGAACGGCCCGGTGAAACCCGAGGAGTACCTGAAAGCCCTGGCGGACGGGCTGGATCAGGGCCTGACGCGGCAGATCGGCGTGTCGAACTTCAACATCGAGGGCCTGAAGCAGGCGCGCGCCATCCTGGGTGACGTGCCCATCGCCACGAACCAGGTGGAGATCCACCCGTACCTCCAGAACCGCCGACTGGCGGAGTTCGCGCGGGGCGAGGGCATTCACCTGACGTCGTACATGACGCTGGCGGTCGGGAAGGTCATGGACGACCCGGTCATGCAGGACATCGCCCGCGCGCACCGCGCCACGCCCGCGCAGGTGGCGCTCGCCTGGGCGCTGGCGCAGGAGTACTCGGTGATTCCGTCCAGCACCAAACGCAAGAACCTGCAGAGCAACCTGGGCGCCCTGACCCTGCGCCTGACCGACGAGGACATGACGCGCATCGCCGGGCTGGAGCAGGGCGAGTCCGCGCGCCTCGCCAACCCCGAGAGCGCCCGGCCGGTCTGGGACTGA
- a CDS encoding oxidoreductase, with protein sequence MPIKRFNDLSTSQKAGLITAGLVQAGLFAAAWTDLNLRRPDAVRGSKAAWRAGLFVNTLGPLAYLLKGRTGSAWTEADVPDQTGRVVIVTGANSGLGLETSRALALRGATVIMACRSAQKAEKAAAGIRALNPKGEVVLMPLDLGDLDSVKAFADAFRARYDRLDILVNNAGIMVPPLGRTAQGFETQFGVNHLGHFALTAQLMPTLERTAGARVVTVSSMAHRFGELNLADANWHARPYVPMPAYGQSKLANLLFTHELQRRLNATGKDVLAVAAHPGWAATGLQGDSQGSNLANRLFAQPQAMGALPSLYAATAPDVTGGAYYGPSGLLQLGGNPQQVDSNARSHDTQDAANLWALSERLTGVTFTV encoded by the coding sequence ATGCCCATCAAGCGATTCAATGACCTCTCCACCTCTCAGAAAGCAGGCCTGATCACGGCCGGACTGGTGCAGGCAGGCCTGTTCGCCGCCGCGTGGACCGACCTGAACCTGCGCCGCCCGGACGCCGTGCGCGGCAGCAAGGCGGCGTGGCGCGCGGGCCTGTTCGTGAACACGCTGGGGCCGCTCGCGTACCTCCTGAAGGGCCGGACCGGCAGCGCGTGGACGGAAGCCGACGTGCCGGACCAGACCGGCCGGGTCGTGATCGTGACCGGCGCGAACAGCGGCCTGGGCCTGGAAACCTCGCGTGCACTGGCCCTGCGCGGCGCGACCGTGATCATGGCCTGCCGGAGCGCCCAGAAAGCAGAGAAGGCCGCCGCCGGTATCCGCGCCCTGAACCCGAAGGGCGAGGTTGTCCTGATGCCCCTGGACCTGGGTGACCTGGACTCCGTGAAGGCCTTCGCGGACGCCTTCCGGGCGCGGTACGACCGGCTGGACATCCTGGTGAACAACGCCGGGATCATGGTGCCCCCCCTGGGCCGCACCGCGCAGGGGTTCGAGACGCAGTTCGGCGTGAACCACCTGGGCCACTTCGCCCTGACCGCGCAGCTGATGCCCACGCTGGAGCGCACGGCGGGCGCACGGGTCGTGACCGTCAGTTCCATGGCGCACCGCTTCGGGGAGCTGAACCTCGCGGACGCCAACTGGCATGCCCGGCCCTACGTACCCATGCCCGCCTACGGGCAGAGCAAACTGGCGAACCTGCTGTTCACGCACGAACTGCAACGCCGCCTGAACGCCACCGGGAAGGACGTGCTGGCCGTCGCCGCACACCCCGGCTGGGCCGCCACCGGGTTGCAGGGCGACAGCCAGGGCTCGAATCTCGCCAACCGCCTGTTCGCGCAGCCGCAGGCGATGGGCGCACTGCCCAGCCTGTACGCCGCGACCGCCCCGGACGTGACGGGCGGCGCGTACTACGGCCCCAGCGGCCTGCTGCAACTCGGCGGGAACCCTCAGCAGGTCGACTCGAACGCCCGCTCGCACGACACGCAGGACGCCGCGAACCTCTGGGCGCTGTCCGAACGCCTGACCGGCGTGACCTTCACGGTCTGA
- a CDS encoding VOC family protein has protein sequence MQLHPYLGFDGQAREALEFYRSCLGGTLDLMTIAESPVAAHFPPDKQNRILHGSLTSGALTLSASDMTEDVGRTHSVTLALTSHDLEHARQVFDALAQGGTVTHPLSPSFWEGTFGQLTDRYGHHWMMNVLPATR, from the coding sequence ATGCAGCTGCACCCCTACCTCGGCTTTGACGGACAGGCCCGTGAGGCCCTGGAGTTCTACCGGTCCTGCCTGGGCGGCACCCTGGACCTCATGACCATCGCGGAATCCCCGGTCGCCGCGCACTTCCCCCCTGACAAGCAGAACCGCATCCTGCACGGCAGCCTCACCAGCGGCGCCCTGACCCTGAGTGCCTCGGACATGACCGAGGACGTGGGCCGCACCCACAGCGTCACCCTGGCCCTGACCAGCCACGACCTCGAACACGCCCGGCAGGTCTTCGACGCGCTGGCGCAGGGCGGCACGGTCACGCACCCCCTGAGCCCCTCGTTCTGGGAAGGGACCTTCGGGCAGCTGACCGACCGCTACGGGCACCACTGGATGATGAACGTCCTCCCCGCCACCCGCTGA
- a CDS encoding VOC family protein — protein sequence MRAVTPFLMFQGEATPALALYLTLPGARLLHRQDTPDGRVQMAELELSGQRVRITDSPIPHAFTFTPSTSLFLDCDTCEEFDRVCDTLGAGGAYLMPPDDYGFSTRFAWLNDPHGVSWQVNLPRSP from the coding sequence ATGCGGGCCGTCACGCCCTTCCTGATGTTTCAGGGTGAGGCCACGCCCGCCCTGGCGCTGTACCTCACCCTGCCCGGCGCGCGCCTCCTGCACCGCCAGGACACCCCAGACGGGCGCGTGCAGATGGCCGAACTGGAACTGAGCGGGCAGCGCGTGCGCATCACCGACTCGCCCATCCCGCACGCCTTCACGTTCACGCCGTCCACGTCCCTGTTCCTCGACTGCGACACCTGCGAGGAATTCGACCGGGTGTGCGACACGCTCGGGGCGGGCGGCGCGTACCTGATGCCCCCGGACGACTACGGCTTCAGCACCCGCTTCGCGTGGCTGAACGACCCGCACGGCGTGTCCTGGCAGGTGAACCTGCCCCGCTCCCCATGA
- a CDS encoding Type 1 glutamine amidotransferase-like domain-containing protein gives MKLLLTSGGVTNASIHAALVEMLSRPIAECRALCIPTAQHGHPWCTPDTAWRFVAGRSPAPMVDLGWASVGLLELLALPHRPREQWEAWVRAADVLLVDGGDATFLTHWLRQSGLADLLPELKDTVWVGVSAGSMALTPRVGSQFVSWAGADGDDRGLGLVDVSIFPHLNYPDFPDNRMPNAEAWAAQIGGPAYALDDQSALRIVDGVTQVISEGEWRAFP, from the coding sequence ATGAAGCTGCTGCTGACCTCCGGTGGGGTCACGAACGCCAGCATTCACGCCGCGCTCGTGGAGATGCTGAGCAGACCCATCGCCGAGTGCCGGGCGCTGTGCATTCCCACCGCGCAGCACGGCCACCCCTGGTGCACGCCCGACACCGCGTGGCGTTTCGTCGCCGGACGCAGCCCCGCCCCGATGGTGGACCTGGGCTGGGCCAGCGTGGGCCTGCTGGAACTCCTGGCGCTGCCGCACCGCCCCCGCGAGCAGTGGGAGGCGTGGGTGCGCGCCGCCGACGTGCTGCTCGTGGACGGCGGCGACGCGACCTTCCTGACCCACTGGCTGCGCCAGTCCGGGCTGGCCGACCTGCTCCCCGAGCTCAAGGACACCGTCTGGGTGGGCGTCAGTGCGGGCAGCATGGCCCTGACGCCCCGCGTCGGTTCGCAGTTCGTCTCGTGGGCCGGGGCGGACGGTGACGACCGCGGGCTGGGCCTCGTGGACGTCTCGATCTTCCCGCACCTGAACTACCCGGACTTCCCCGACAACCGCATGCCCAACGCCGAGGCCTGGGCCGCGCAGATCGGCGGGCCCGCCTACGCCCTGGACGACCAGAGCGCCCTGCGGATCGTGGACGGCGTCACCCAGGTCATCTCGGAAGGGGAGTGGCGGGCGTTCCCGTGA